The genomic interval GCCTCGTGCAGCGTGCGGGCGTAGTCGGCCACCTCGCGCTCGATAGGGTGTGTGGTCACGAAGAGATAATTCTCTGGGGGAGCCGCTGCGGCCGCGACCTTGCGCGCCGCGTGTTGCACGTCGCCCAGCGTGACGGGCCGGGCCTTGACCTCGTAGACGGTAACGGGGCGTCCGGGGGCGGCGAGCAGTTCGACTTCGATGTCTCCCAGGGCGCCTGTGCGCGCATCGGCGGCGTTGTGGGCGCCCAGGGTGAGCGCCCGCTCGCCTGCGACGCTTCCCAGCGTGCGGTACAGCGCCGCCACCACCAGCACGGGCAAGCGGCTGGCGCGTTTGCTGCGGAGGTGCTGCTCGATCAAGGTCAGCACGTCCTCGGTGGACAGGGTGCCCGCCCCGCTGCCCGCCGAGAGGGCCGCTTCAAGCGCCGCTTCCCGCTCGTCGCGCAGGGCGAACAGTTCGGCCAGGGCCTGCGCCAGGACGTCCTGCGCCCGCACGCTGCCGGCCTCCACCCTCTCCAGCACAAAAGCGGCGTCCTGGTACACCTGCCGGGGCCGGCCCTCGAAGACCGTGGCGCTGCGCAGAGGTTCGTTCGCGTTTCTGAGCGTCGGGGTCAGGAACGCGGTGGTGGGGTTGAGCGGCAGGCGGTGGGCGTGCAGCAGGACAGCGACGTGCTGCTCGTCGTAGCTGCGGCCCGAAAAGGACCGCCCAGAGCGAATCTCGGTGTACGGCTCGGTGGCGTCCAGTTCCGGCTGGTGGGCTTTGGCCAGCGCGCAGGCGAGCACCAGCCTTGCGGGCGCGCGGTTACTCTCGCATCGCATGACCCGCCGCAACGCCGCCAGCACTTCAGGGGCGGCGAGAAAGGGGGGCCGCTCGGTCTGCGCCCGCTC from Deinococcus budaensis carries:
- a CDS encoding restriction endonuclease, SacI family, translating into MDPRTQLVRAVERAQTERPPFLAAPEVLAALRRVMRCESNRAPARLVLACALAKAHQPELDATEPYTEIRSGRSFSGRSYDEQHVAVLLHAHRLPLNPTTAFLTPTLRNANEPLRSATVFEGRPRQVYQDAAFVLERVEAGSVRAQDVLAQALAELFALRDEREAALEAALSAGSGAGTLSTEDVLTLIEQHLRSKRASRLPVLVVAALYRTLGSVAGERALTLGAHNAADARTGALGDIEVELLAAPGRPVTVYEVKARPVTLGDVQHAARKVAAAAAPPENYLFVTTHPIEREVADYARTLHEATGIEFAVLDALRFARHLLHFFHRQRLTFLNAYQDLLLAEPDSAVRPELKTAWLALRGSAES